One segment of Salvelinus alpinus chromosome 1, SLU_Salpinus.1, whole genome shotgun sequence DNA contains the following:
- the LOC139571134 gene encoding ladderlectin-like yields the protein MEKLAVLLLLSAAIALGDANLIQLLGLEPLLKTKVEQTPPAEAHVAAVQEGIKESSCPSDWHTYGSHCFKFVSIQQSFVDSEQNCLALGGNLASVHSLLEYQFMQALTNDTNGHLHSTWLGGFDAIKEGTWMWSDGSRFDYTNWDTDEPNNAGEGEDCLHMNAASAKLWYDVPCEWKFAYLCSRRM from the coding sequence ATGGAGAAGTTGGCCGTCCTTCTGCTTCTGAGTGCTGCCATTGCACTGGGCGACGCAAACCTGATCCAGCTCCTTGGTTTAGAACCCTTACTGAAGACTAAGGTGGAACAGACTCCTCCTGCCGAGGCTCACGTGGCAGCAGTGCAGGAGGGGATAAAGGAAAGTTCATGTCCCTCAGACTGGCACACATATGGATCACACTGTTTCAAGTTTGTCAGCATTCAGCAATCATTCGTAGATTCGGAGCAAAACTGTTTGGCACTTGGTGGAAACCTAGCATCCGTGCATAGCCTTTTAGAGTACCAGTTTATGCAAGCACTGACAAATGATACCAATGGCCACCTACATAGCACCTGGCTTGGAGGTTTTGATGCAATCAAGGAGGGCACATGGATGTGGTCAGATGGGTCCAGATTTGATTACACTAACTGGGACACCGATGAGCCCAATAacgctggagaaggagaggactgTCTGCATATGAACGCTGCAAGTGCGAAGCTCTGGTATGACGTGCCCTGTGAGTGGAAGTTTGCATATCTCTGTTCCAGAAGAATGTAG